The Winogradskyella schleiferi genome has a window encoding:
- a CDS encoding ATP-grasp domain-containing protein translates to MKKIIFLTNYKNIIPQRSNEIEGLKLNIISDVLEAEGFRCEEMRINEFVLQLNEQESIDGVYFFYTSSQYPIYKSYILDILLQIKLRGGILIPELRHFISHENKNFQELEKVRLGINSPYGVPFGTYEEGLEALSNTSYPVVIKKATGFRSRNVKLANDTKEGKQILSKLLERNLIFNRDSLYYLYRRFKNKKHYPKRFGKIIIQEFLPNLTHDWKILVFGNCCIGGKRFVKKNDFRASGSKLYSLEQDPPDSVLSFALRNKQILECPNISMDISENQGDIQLLEYQTMHFSLLAWKSIHYFEFEDGSWKKKLITNELEYYMGLGINEHIKSLENNSI, encoded by the coding sequence ATGAAAAAAATAATTTTCCTTACTAACTATAAAAATATTATTCCGCAACGGAGTAATGAGATAGAAGGGTTAAAATTAAATATTATTTCAGACGTATTAGAGGCAGAAGGTTTTCGTTGTGAAGAAATGAGAATTAACGAATTTGTTTTACAATTAAATGAGCAAGAAAGTATTGATGGTGTTTATTTCTTTTATACCAGCAGTCAATATCCTATTTATAAGAGTTATATTCTAGATATTCTACTTCAAATTAAATTAAGAGGAGGGATCTTAATCCCTGAGTTGAGACATTTTATATCGCATGAGAATAAAAACTTTCAAGAACTTGAGAAAGTCAGATTAGGAATTAATAGTCCTTATGGTGTTCCCTTTGGGACCTACGAAGAAGGTCTAGAGGCTTTGAGTAATACGTCATATCCTGTGGTAATAAAGAAAGCAACAGGATTTAGGAGTAGAAATGTAAAGCTTGCAAATGACACAAAGGAAGGAAAACAAATACTTTCTAAACTTTTAGAACGAAATTTAATATTTAACAGAGATAGCCTTTACTATCTTTATAGAAGATTTAAGAATAAAAAGCATTACCCAAAGCGGTTCGGAAAGATTATCATTCAAGAGTTTCTACCCAATCTTACTCACGATTGGAAAATTCTTGTCTTTGGAAATTGTTGTATCGGAGGGAAGCGTTTTGTTAAAAAAAATGATTTTAGGGCTTCTGGGAGTAAGTTATATTCACTAGAACAAGACCCACCAGATAGCGTTTTGAGTTTTGCATTGAGAAACAAACAGATTTTAGAATGTCCCAATATATCTATGGATATTTCAGAAAATCAAGGAGATATACAATTATTGGAGTACCAAACCATGCATTTTTCCTTATTAGCTTGGAAATCTATTCACTATTTTGAATTTGAGGATGGTAGTTGGAAAAAGAAATTAATAACTAATGAGCTCGAGTATTATATGGGACTTGGAATCAATGAACATATAAAGAGCTTAGAGAATAATTCAATTTAG
- a CDS encoding polysaccharide biosynthesis/export family protein, protein MNFNLTKIIECKSTNQFIILIVITSLMGCASSRKIDYFQKTEGVEINENFTNYEPTIQFGDILNINVSSAEPEAALPYNLYETQGNGVARPLPYLVNASGEINFPSLGEIKVAGLTIQQVTAELNKKLLPYLNNPIINIRFVNFKVSVLGEVRSPGTYTITNERITIIEAIALAGDLTIYGKRKSVTLIREQNGKRTLTTIDLTDRAFFNSPNYYLAQNDVIYVESNKTRVNSSSVGPNSYIIVSIVSVLISIAAIIIR, encoded by the coding sequence ATGAATTTTAATCTAACGAAAATAATTGAATGCAAATCTACAAATCAATTTATAATTCTTATTGTCATCACATCATTAATGGGATGTGCATCCTCTAGAAAAATAGATTATTTTCAAAAGACAGAAGGCGTAGAAATAAATGAAAATTTTACTAATTATGAGCCAACAATTCAATTTGGTGATATTCTAAATATTAACGTATCATCTGCAGAACCTGAAGCGGCTCTTCCTTATAACCTATACGAAACCCAAGGTAATGGTGTTGCTAGACCTCTGCCCTATTTGGTTAATGCTAGTGGTGAAATTAATTTTCCTTCGCTTGGAGAAATTAAAGTAGCAGGCCTTACTATTCAACAAGTTACAGCGGAACTAAACAAAAAACTGCTCCCATATTTAAATAATCCTATTATTAATATACGATTTGTTAATTTTAAAGTCTCTGTTTTAGGTGAAGTACGTTCGCCAGGTACATATACAATAACAAATGAAAGAATTACTATAATTGAAGCAATAGCCCTTGCGGGAGACTTAACCATTTATGGAAAGCGTAAATCCGTGACCTTAATTCGTGAGCAAAACGGAAAACGAACTTTGACAACTATTGACCTTACCGACAGAGCGTTTTTTAATTCTCCTAATTACTATCTGGCTCAAAATGACGTTATCTACGTAGAATCGAACAAAACCAGAGTTAACTCGTCTTCTGTAGGACCAAACTCTTATATTATTGTATCGATTGTATCTGTTTTAATTTCTATTGCTGCTATTATCATTAGGTAA
- the pdxA gene encoding 4-hydroxythreonine-4-phosphate dehydrogenase PdxA, with protein MKQKESVIVGISIGDLNGIGPEIIIKSYEDPRSLELNTPVIFASDKTMQFFKNHFKSKINFFNIDSLEKVALGKVNVMNVWNEPVNIDFGKEDKKMGEYAIKSLEAATNALKEGTIDVLVTAPINKHNIQSDTFNFPGHTDYLAKALNGKSLMFMVSDELRVGLLTDHVPLKDASQTITEDLIKEKLATVIKSLKQDFGIRKPKVAVLAINPHAGDNGVIGNEDDTILKPTLEKIKADGDLVYGPYSADSFFGSNTYKSFDAIIASYHDQGLIPFKTIAFGQGVNYTAGLDKVRTSPDHGTAYEIAGKGIADESSMKQAIFTAVKIFKLRKTYDFYGKNPLKKTSR; from the coding sequence ATGAAGCAAAAAGAATCCGTCATTGTCGGAATATCAATTGGAGACCTCAATGGTATAGGGCCAGAAATTATCATTAAATCTTATGAAGACCCAAGGTCCTTAGAATTGAACACACCAGTTATTTTTGCATCTGATAAGACCATGCAGTTTTTTAAGAACCATTTTAAAAGTAAAATCAACTTTTTTAATATTGATTCACTCGAGAAAGTAGCGCTTGGAAAAGTTAATGTAATGAATGTTTGGAATGAACCCGTTAATATAGACTTCGGAAAAGAAGATAAAAAAATGGGTGAATACGCTATAAAATCACTGGAAGCGGCAACGAATGCCTTGAAGGAAGGAACTATAGACGTTTTGGTAACAGCACCAATTAATAAGCACAACATACAATCAGACACCTTTAATTTTCCTGGTCATACCGATTATTTAGCAAAAGCATTAAATGGTAAAAGTCTAATGTTTATGGTCTCAGACGAATTGCGTGTTGGACTGTTAACCGATCATGTTCCTTTGAAAGATGCTAGCCAAACCATAACTGAAGATCTGATAAAAGAGAAACTAGCAACAGTTATAAAATCGCTAAAACAAGATTTTGGAATTAGAAAGCCGAAAGTTGCTGTACTAGCTATTAATCCGCACGCAGGTGATAATGGTGTAATTGGCAATGAAGATGATACCATTTTGAAACCGACACTAGAAAAAATAAAAGCTGATGGCGATCTGGTTTACGGTCCTTATTCTGCAGATAGTTTCTTTGGATCTAACACCTACAAAAGTTTTGATGCTATTATAGCATCTTACCACGATCAAGGTTTAATTCCGTTTAAAACCATAGCTTTTGGACAAGGTGTAAATTATACGGCTGGTTTAGATAAAGTAAGAACATCGCCGGACCATGGCACAGCGTACGAAATTGCTGGAAAAGGAATCGCTGACGAAAGCTCAATGAAACAAGCCATTTTCACGGCAGTCAAAATTTTTAAACTTAGAAAAACGTATGATTTCTATGGTAAAAACCCATTAAAGAAGACCTCTAGATAG
- a CDS encoding glycosyltransferase → MISVIMSVYNAEKYLKEAVDSILNQTYQDFEFIIFNDCSTDKSTTILKQYEENHPKIKVIYNTENLGLTKNLNSAIAIANGDYIARMDADDVSKPNRFENQMAFLTKHTHIDILGTFSNDIDENGKIKRTRTVPVRHSDIIAMLPKFSPISHPTVIFKKASLAKIGFYNPKYRTSQDLEMWFRAASAGLIFHNIPDYLFEYRVDTTFLSRKNFQFRCNDCKLRLEGYKRIKLPWYKYIYAFIPLALGMVPNSIYMQLRRLDPR, encoded by the coding sequence ATGATATCAGTAATTATGTCCGTTTACAATGCCGAGAAGTATTTAAAAGAGGCCGTTGATAGTATTTTAAACCAAACGTATCAAGATTTTGAGTTTATAATTTTCAACGACTGTTCAACAGATAAGTCAACGACTATTTTAAAACAGTATGAAGAGAACCACCCAAAAATTAAAGTTATATATAACACAGAAAATTTAGGCCTCACTAAAAATTTAAATAGCGCAATTGCTATTGCAAATGGAGACTATATTGCAAGGATGGATGCTGATGATGTATCAAAACCGAATAGGTTCGAAAATCAGATGGCTTTTTTGACAAAACATACACATATAGATATTTTAGGAACTTTTTCCAATGATATAGATGAAAACGGTAAAATTAAGCGAACGCGCACCGTACCTGTGAGACATAGCGATATCATTGCAATGTTACCAAAGTTTAGTCCCATATCTCACCCGACAGTAATATTTAAAAAAGCGAGTTTGGCTAAAATAGGATTTTACAATCCTAAATACAGAACGTCTCAGGATTTAGAAATGTGGTTTAGAGCAGCAAGTGCAGGTTTAATATTTCATAATATTCCTGACTACTTATTTGAGTATAGAGTTGATACGACGTTTTTATCAAGAAAAAACTTTCAATTTAGATGTAACGATTGTAAACTAAGATTGGAAGGTTACAAACGCATTAAATTGCCTTGGTACAAATATATTTATGCATTTATTCCATTGGCATTGGGAATGGTGCCTAATTCTATCTATATGCAATTAAGAAGATTGGATCCTAGATAA
- a CDS encoding ATP-grasp domain-containing protein — MRKIIFLTNYKNIIPQRNHEIEGLNLKLFSEVFRANDFHCEEITINTFIEQSQEQENIEGVYFFYTSSQYPIYKSFILDILIQITLRGGILVPEIRHFLAHENKNFQELEKVRIGIRSPYGIPIGTYDEGVETLKKVSYPAVIKKYTGFRSRNVKLANNIEEGKKILSKMLENNFQLSLDGLYYIYRRFKNKKHYPKKFGKLIIQEFIPDLTHDWKILVLGDKCLGGKRYVRKNDFRASGSKLYEMEEDPPENVLSFALKCKQQLNCPNVSLDISEKNGDLQLLEYQTMHFAILGGDPDYYFQKEEEIWHKREITQDIEYYMGIGMVDYIKNIE, encoded by the coding sequence ATGAGAAAAATAATATTTCTTACTAATTATAAAAATATTATTCCGCAGCGAAATCACGAGATAGAGGGTTTAAATTTAAAGCTCTTCTCAGAAGTCTTCCGGGCAAACGATTTTCATTGTGAGGAAATAACGATTAACACATTTATAGAGCAATCTCAAGAGCAAGAAAATATAGAAGGCGTTTATTTCTTTTACACAAGCAGTCAATACCCAATATATAAAAGCTTTATTCTCGATATCCTTATTCAAATAACATTGAGAGGTGGAATATTAGTACCTGAGATTAGACACTTTCTGGCTCATGAAAACAAAAATTTTCAAGAGCTCGAAAAAGTAAGGATTGGTATTAGAAGTCCATATGGAATACCAATTGGAACCTATGACGAAGGTGTTGAAACACTCAAAAAAGTATCGTATCCAGCTGTCATAAAAAAGTACACGGGATTTCGCAGTAGAAATGTAAAACTTGCAAATAATATTGAAGAAGGCAAAAAAATACTATCAAAAATGTTGGAAAACAACTTTCAACTTAGTCTTGATGGCCTTTATTACATTTATAGACGGTTTAAGAATAAAAAACATTACCCTAAAAAATTCGGAAAATTAATTATTCAAGAATTCATACCAGACCTAACTCATGATTGGAAAATATTAGTGTTAGGCGATAAATGCCTTGGTGGCAAACGCTATGTGAGAAAAAATGACTTTAGAGCTTCAGGAAGTAAGCTATATGAAATGGAAGAAGATCCACCAGAAAACGTACTAAGCTTTGCATTAAAATGTAAGCAGCAGTTAAATTGTCCTAACGTTTCTTTAGATATTTCTGAAAAGAATGGGGATTTACAATTGTTAGAATACCAAACAATGCACTTTGCAATATTAGGAGGAGATCCGGATTACTATTTTCAAAAAGAAGAAGAAATTTGGCATAAACGAGAAATAACTCAAGACATAGAATACTATATGGGAATTGGTATGGTTGATTATATAAAGAATATCGAATAA
- a CDS encoding YceD family protein yields MKALKSYTIPFVGLKIGEHHFDFQIDNTFFEHFEYDEFNAVDVKIDLKFEKKSTLLELHFSAEGIVNIDCDITSEPYDQSIRDSFKLVVKFGNEYNDDNEDILIVPHGEYEINVAQYIYELIILAVPVKRVHPGIEDGTLQSDILSKLEELSPSEDIKTKSSEDIDPRWNNLKKLLTDK; encoded by the coding sequence ATGAAGGCATTAAAATCTTATACAATTCCTTTCGTAGGACTAAAAATAGGAGAGCACCATTTTGATTTTCAGATTGACAATACGTTCTTTGAGCATTTTGAATATGATGAATTTAATGCAGTTGATGTAAAAATTGACCTAAAATTCGAAAAAAAGTCAACACTTTTAGAGTTGCATTTTTCTGCCGAAGGTATAGTAAACATCGATTGCGACATTACAAGCGAACCTTATGACCAGTCTATTAGAGACAGTTTTAAATTAGTCGTTAAATTTGGAAACGAGTATAATGATGATAATGAAGATATATTAATTGTACCACATGGCGAATATGAAATTAATGTGGCACAATATATATATGAATTAATTATTTTAGCTGTTCCTGTCAAGCGTGTTCATCCTGGTATTGAAGACGGCACATTACAGTCCGATATACTTTCAAAATTAGAAGAACTTAGTCCAAGTGAGGACATCAAAACAAAATCATCAGAGGATATTGATCCTCGTTGGAATAATTTAAAAAAACTATTAACGGATAAATAA
- a CDS encoding glycosyltransferase family 2 protein, with protein MTIDFSIITVAYNSEKTIERTIKSVLNQSFENYEYIIIDGNSNDKTNAIIIQYKEKFKGGIIHVSEPDKGIYDAMNKGIALAKGKVIGLLNSDDYYYHNTLDMVYDAFQKTDQKSVLTGELIFKSETTEQLLRTSKARFLQKTKHYKNGVRHPATFVPKVIYDDVGLFNLNYKIASDAELMYRIYKAEYEFVFINKPLLVMCDGGASNTKGLYKQLVHENRLFLKTYCPNIFLRFFYITSAKLRLATKEVMANLVSIYRKIENQ; from the coding sequence ATGACTATAGATTTCTCTATAATAACAGTGGCCTACAATAGCGAAAAAACTATTGAACGTACTATTAAATCAGTTTTGAATCAATCTTTTGAAAACTATGAATATATTATTATAGATGGTAATTCAAATGATAAAACCAACGCTATTATAATTCAATATAAAGAAAAATTCAAAGGAGGTATAATACATGTTTCTGAACCAGATAAAGGGATTTATGATGCCATGAATAAAGGTATTGCATTAGCAAAAGGTAAGGTAATAGGACTGTTAAATTCTGATGATTATTATTATCATAACACCTTGGACATGGTTTATGATGCTTTTCAAAAAACAGACCAAAAATCAGTTTTAACAGGAGAACTCATATTTAAAAGCGAAACGACAGAACAGTTATTAAGAACAAGTAAAGCGCGATTTCTACAGAAAACAAAGCATTATAAAAATGGTGTTAGGCATCCTGCAACCTTTGTTCCTAAAGTTATTTATGACGATGTCGGATTGTTTAACTTAAATTATAAAATAGCATCAGATGCGGAACTGATGTATAGAATTTATAAAGCGGAATACGAGTTTGTATTTATAAACAAACCTTTGCTGGTTATGTGCGATGGAGGCGCTTCAAATACCAAAGGGCTTTATAAGCAGCTTGTGCATGAGAATAGATTGTTTTTAAAAACCTATTGCCCAAATATTTTTTTAAGATTCTTTTATATCACTTCTGCGAAATTAAGATTAGCAACTAAAGAGGTTATGGCCAATCTTGTATCTATATATAGAAAAATCGAAAATCAATAA
- a CDS encoding ATP-grasp fold amidoligase family protein, translating into MFNFNEFIKQIASKSLFGTLLYAKTRAVYEKFMMHRFTDHAYIKHTYKKRFGHPINLKNPQTYTEKLQWLKLFYRNDSMPIVTDKYEVHNYLTNLGYEHLLNDVIGVYTNADDIDFDILPKSFVAKATHGCSSNLICKDKNELDWSKWQNIMNSWLKLNVYALGREWNYKDIKPRIIIEKLIEHQPLIDYKFMCFNGEPKYIQINNDLDGVHYVDFYDIDWNRVDFTYNKFKKSNHVLPIPPQFEEMKRLATKLSAPFPYVRVDFYNPPGKILFGELTFFPGSGLLPLIPVKNNYDLLLGSQLKLPKANHNLLLLNK; encoded by the coding sequence ATGTTTAATTTTAATGAATTTATAAAGCAAATTGCCTCTAAATCCCTTTTTGGAACACTGTTGTATGCGAAAACAAGAGCAGTATATGAGAAATTTATGATGCATAGATTTACAGATCATGCCTATATAAAACACACTTATAAAAAGAGATTTGGTCACCCAATTAACCTAAAAAACCCTCAAACATATACTGAAAAGTTACAATGGTTGAAGTTGTTTTACAGAAATGATAGTATGCCCATTGTTACGGATAAATATGAAGTGCACAACTATTTAACTAATTTGGGGTATGAGCATTTACTCAACGATGTCATTGGTGTATATACCAATGCAGATGATATTGATTTTGACATATTGCCAAAATCTTTTGTGGCTAAAGCAACTCATGGCTGTAGCTCTAATTTAATATGTAAAGATAAAAATGAGTTAGATTGGAGTAAGTGGCAAAACATCATGAATTCTTGGTTAAAATTAAATGTTTATGCATTAGGGAGAGAGTGGAACTATAAAGACATTAAGCCTAGAATCATAATAGAAAAACTGATTGAACATCAACCGCTCATTGATTATAAATTTATGTGCTTTAATGGAGAACCAAAATATATACAAATCAATAATGATTTAGACGGAGTTCACTATGTGGATTTTTATGATATTGATTGGAATCGGGTTGATTTTACGTATAATAAATTCAAAAAGTCCAATCACGTTTTACCTATTCCTCCACAATTTGAAGAAATGAAAAGGCTTGCAACAAAACTAAGCGCTCCATTTCCTTATGTAAGAGTTGATTTTTACAACCCACCCGGTAAAATTCTTTTTGGGGAGTTAACATTTTTCCCAGGTAGTGGTTTACTTCCGCTTATTCCAGTAAAAAATAATTACGATCTTTTATTGGGTTCACAGCTAAAACTGCCCAAAGCAAACCATAATTTGCTTTTACTGAACAAGTAA
- a CDS encoding riboflavin synthase, with protein MFTGIVEDLGTINKLVKDSGNLHITVNTSITNELKIDQSVAHNGVCLTVVNIEGDNYTVTAIQETLDKTNLGLLKENHTVNIERAMKLGDRLDGHIVQGHVDQTAQCTAISEKDGSWVFTFEYDKDLNNITIEKGSITVNGVSLTVVNSELNSFSVAIIPYTYNHTTFKNLKTGDLVNLEFDVIGKYVKRLNDLRN; from the coding sequence ATGTTTACAGGTATAGTTGAAGATCTTGGTACAATTAACAAATTGGTAAAAGATAGCGGCAATTTGCATATTACAGTTAATACGTCCATAACAAATGAATTGAAAATTGACCAAAGTGTGGCGCATAATGGCGTCTGTTTAACCGTCGTTAATATTGAAGGCGACAATTATACTGTAACTGCCATACAAGAAACGTTAGATAAAACCAATCTTGGTTTGCTTAAAGAGAACCACACTGTAAATATTGAGCGCGCCATGAAACTTGGAGATCGATTAGATGGCCATATTGTTCAAGGCCATGTGGACCAGACAGCTCAATGTACTGCAATTTCTGAAAAAGATGGTAGTTGGGTTTTTACGTTTGAATATGATAAAGACCTTAATAATATAACCATTGAGAAAGGTTCTATCACTGTAAATGGTGTGAGTTTAACAGTTGTAAATTCTGAGTTGAACAGTTTTTCAGTAGCCATAATACCTTACACTTATAATCATACTACTTTTAAAAACTTAAAAACAGGAGATTTGGTAAATTTAGAATTCGATGTGATCGGAAAATACGTAAAACGACTTAATGATCTTAGAAATTAA
- the rpmF gene encoding 50S ribosomal protein L32, translated as MAHPKRKISKTRRDKRRTHYKASVPQIATCPTTGEPHLYHRAHWHEGKLYYRGQVLIDNSVEEETAA; from the coding sequence ATGGCACATCCAAAGCGTAAAATTTCAAAAACAAGAAGAGATAAAAGAAGAACACATTACAAAGCTTCTGTACCTCAAATAGCAACTTGCCCAACAACTGGTGAGCCACACTTATACCATAGAGCTCATTGGCACGAAGGTAAATTATATTATAGAGGTCAAGTTCTTATTGACAACTCTGTTGAAGAAGAAACAGCTGCATAA
- a CDS encoding GumC family protein, with protein sequence MRKNIDSLDDFSQRDRIDLRDTIKKYSYYWKFFLIGVALALALAFAYLKFATYEYEVSSTILINDEDNDGGSTSEISVFQDLGLFAGPKTSIDTEIGILKSKSIIERVVKDLGLNIRYFVKNGLVTKEIYKDQMPFKIHFLLNDQGLNNLNSSFTIKSISDNKYELFDSNGNKISTGGFGEKMSWDFGDIIVTPNQIENKEQSEILIKISPLEEVAIAFKKRIEITAENPKSNLLILKLQDPIKQKAIEVLDSLVWYYNQDAINYKNLIAKNTNEFLNSRIDDVSAELTGLDQGVETYKSENQLSNIDYESNITLASNASLTKQIAELNSQIKLIDYLIDYMSTNKDDLIPDNLGMLDDNMNQNAIKYNNLLLDRNRILKGANSENPIVLNLNDQIKSLRESIDRSLINQRSSLRITLNEARRQEEKLNSQIYSTPKKEREIKVITRQQEIIETLYLYLLQKREENSISAAVSAPYAIIIDKAYGSSVPVAPRKTIVLITSLLLGFLIPAFIIMLKALFNNKINTYDDIKSNVNAPLIGDIPKANTKKGIISFGTKKNDHIVESFRLLRTNIIHQLSGGNKNRHTIFVTSTICEEGKTFISTNLATSFALLNKKVLLIEANIRNPKISNYLKLKSENGLFHFLTDKNLKAIDVITQYKDQNFDIIDAGEKIGKSSEVLNSDRFEELINYGKNNYDYVIVETPAVNTDSDTLMQADHADLFLYVVRVNYLTERLLNVPKTLYESNRLPNMNILMNAIDYNKLGYDNGSVKKSLWKRVFR encoded by the coding sequence ATGAGAAAAAATATAGATAGCCTAGACGACTTCTCTCAAAGAGATAGAATTGATCTTAGGGATACCATTAAAAAGTATAGCTATTATTGGAAATTCTTTTTAATAGGAGTTGCCTTAGCTTTGGCTCTAGCCTTTGCTTATTTAAAATTCGCGACATACGAATACGAGGTGTCGTCAACCATTTTAATAAATGATGAAGATAACGATGGAGGTTCAACTTCCGAGATTTCTGTGTTCCAAGATTTAGGTTTGTTTGCAGGTCCTAAAACTTCTATCGATACGGAAATAGGCATCTTAAAATCAAAATCTATTATTGAAAGAGTCGTTAAAGACTTGGGTCTCAACATCAGATATTTTGTAAAAAACGGATTGGTTACTAAAGAAATTTATAAAGACCAAATGCCTTTTAAAATTCATTTTTTATTAAATGATCAAGGCTTAAATAATTTAAATTCATCCTTTACTATAAAATCAATTTCTGACAATAAGTACGAACTTTTTGATAGTAATGGCAATAAAATTAGTACAGGTGGTTTTGGCGAGAAAATGTCTTGGGATTTTGGTGATATTATAGTCACACCTAATCAAATAGAGAATAAGGAACAGTCGGAAATACTAATAAAAATAAGTCCGTTAGAGGAAGTTGCCATTGCATTTAAAAAACGAATTGAAATAACTGCTGAGAATCCAAAATCTAATCTGCTAATACTCAAGTTACAAGATCCTATTAAACAAAAAGCCATAGAAGTATTAGATAGCTTAGTTTGGTATTACAACCAAGATGCAATCAATTATAAAAATCTTATAGCAAAAAACACCAACGAATTTCTAAACAGCAGAATAGATGATGTTTCTGCGGAATTAACAGGTTTGGATCAAGGTGTTGAAACCTATAAATCCGAAAATCAACTCAGCAATATAGATTACGAATCAAATATTACGTTAGCATCAAATGCCTCACTCACCAAGCAAATAGCTGAATTAAATTCACAAATAAAATTAATAGACTATCTAATTGATTATATGTCGACTAATAAGGATGATTTAATTCCTGATAATTTAGGAATGCTCGATGATAATATGAATCAAAATGCCATAAAATATAACAACTTATTATTAGATAGAAATAGAATATTGAAAGGTGCAAATAGCGAAAACCCGATTGTTCTTAATTTGAACGATCAAATTAAGAGTTTACGGGAAAGCATAGATCGCAGTTTAATAAATCAACGCTCATCTTTGAGAATTACATTAAACGAAGCGAGGCGACAAGAGGAAAAATTAAACTCCCAAATTTATTCGACTCCAAAAAAAGAAAGAGAAATAAAAGTTATTACAAGGCAGCAAGAAATTATTGAAACTTTATACCTCTATTTGTTACAAAAACGAGAGGAGAACTCAATTTCCGCAGCAGTATCTGCACCATATGCCATAATAATTGATAAAGCATACGGAAGTAGTGTCCCAGTTGCACCTAGAAAAACTATAGTGTTAATAACAAGTTTACTATTAGGTTTTCTTATACCAGCTTTTATAATTATGCTAAAAGCATTATTTAACAATAAGATAAACACCTATGACGATATCAAAAGCAATGTCAACGCACCATTAATTGGTGATATTCCGAAAGCGAATACTAAAAAAGGAATCATTTCTTTCGGCACTAAAAAAAATGATCATATTGTAGAGTCATTTCGACTATTGCGGACAAATATTATCCATCAGCTTTCTGGTGGAAATAAAAACAGGCATACCATATTCGTAACATCTACTATTTGTGAAGAAGGGAAAACATTTATTTCTACTAATTTGGCAACTTCATTCGCATTACTAAACAAAAAAGTTTTATTAATTGAAGCCAATATTAGAAACCCTAAAATTTCAAATTATCTTAAATTGAAATCAGAAAATGGCTTGTTTCATTTTTTAACGGATAAAAACTTAAAAGCCATTGACGTTATAACACAATACAAAGATCAAAATTTTGATATTATTGATGCTGGTGAAAAAATTGGAAAATCATCCGAGGTACTTAATAGCGATCGTTTTGAAGAACTAATAAATTATGGTAAAAACAATTACGATTATGTCATAGTTGAAACACCTGCTGTTAATACGGATTCTGATACTTTAATGCAAGCCGACCATGCTGATTTATTTTTATACGTTGTAAGAGTAAATTATTTAACTGAAAGACTTCTGAACGTACCAAAAACATTATATGAAAGTAATCGCTTACCTAACATGAACATACTAATGAACGCTATCGATTACAACAAATTGGGCTATGATAATGGTAGTGTAAAAAAATCTTTATGGAAAAGAGTTTTTAGATAA